The Silurus meridionalis isolate SWU-2019-XX chromosome 25, ASM1480568v1, whole genome shotgun sequence genomic interval CCAAATgccatgtgtgtaaatgtaaaattgtgaCTGGTGCAAAAGTTCACATCCCTCATGCTTGGAATTATATAGTTTTAGCTGTAAGGTTCTGTAAATCAACATTATTTCTTTATCATAAATAGTAGAGCATCCTGGCATTCGTGTGAGATATTTGCACTAATTCTTATCATGGGCACTATGTAGGGTGGGCAGCAGGCAAACTGGGATGCTGACATCTGCTCAGTCTATAGTAACATCTCGTATAGGCATGTATGTTGGACACTCCAAATTTACGAATTATAAACCGATTAAAACGTTCAAataacttttctttatttcagggTGACGTTTAGGTAAGGTCAGTTGCCTTTGCTTTAACCAGAGTCTGCTTCCACAGAATATACGGAAAGCTACATATAAATAAGAATATGTCTGTTTGACTACTAAAACAaatttttgaaggtttttagaGACACGGCTTTACAAGTCCATGTGAAGGAGCTGTTACTTAAATCTTACACAAGAcattaaaatcaaatatttcttTAGTTATGTCTAACACACTATCTAAGCTtctgttaaatacatttaagtgcatattttgaccaatcagatgtgcataaattaaacaatgccatgtgtgtgtataagcagaatattgatatttttttgtaataagtaGTATAGTTTTTGGTCCCAGTCTAATATTTGCATAGTAATGAAATCAGCTGTGATGTGAGGTCAGTCGATTGGTTTGTTCTCAAACTTTATCTATGCTTTTGTGCTTCAGGGAACATTTATTCACAGTTAAATAGTTTGAGAACGCATACTCTACATAAACACTGCAACTCTGTCTTGCAGATGAAAGAGACAATAATGAACCAGGAAAAATTAGCCAAACTGCAGGCACAAGTCCGCATTGGTGGAAAGGTAAGACACTGTTTTATTAACAATCGGATTCAAAAACGGAGTTTGGTTATGTGAAATAATTTTGGTCATGGTTTTGTTTAGGGCACTGCACGCAGAAAGAAGAAGGTTGTTCACAGAACTGCAACCGCAGATGACAAGAAACTTCAGTTTTCCCTGAAAAAGTTGGGTGTCAATAACATATCTGGCATTGAGGAGGTAAatatttcttctttctctctaatCCAGTCTGTTTTAaggaatttgttctgttttttatttatgggaATATCAgggttatttatttctttgtggttgtgcatttttacttttgtaggaattctttcttacacacacacacacacacacacacacacacacacacaactgtgaatgatttgggaaaaaaataccAAACTATTACAGTTTTCACTAACAAGCCTAATGTAGAAATTGTACTTCAGTGAAAGTTTCCAAAAAAGTGAGGACACTAGAATTTGACAGGTTATACGTGGTTGCTTTAtagaactttatttatttatttttattttatttatttatttttgatcgAGGCTTCTGCATTATCTGTCTTGTTCTGTCTCCTCcggagctgattgttagacagagttctctccagggagcGGAGGCTTTGTTTAataccatgcgattctattgattgtagcccatttaatttaaaatgtgtaaagcGAGCTGGTACTACATGCTGCACgattagcattaaaaaaaaaaaagtcggcaTTGTGAGAGAAAAACTTGCAGAGATTTAGGCAAACTTTTTGTTTAATGTGTCGGAAAAGGGTGTACATGAGAATCTTCTCCTCAGCCCTCGTTGTTTTTCTtcctgttcctccatttttcattctgtcaGTTTTTTGTGTACTCGCTCCacagtttagcgggtggtgcgtcagtaataatggtccgtggggaaacgcaGTGATCCTTGTGTACTTAAATAGACTTACCGAATGTTTCGTTTAGTCCTTTTAACTACACATTTGTGGAATCGAGTTACTTGCGGAATTGTTACAACCCTATACTGTTATGTTTGTAAATCCACGTAACTACGGACAACATGGGTAACGTGGAAGCAGTGCGAATGTACGCAGGAACATCTGAAccttaatatataataacacactcacatacCATCATCTTGCCAGGTTACTAAGTAAAGGCATATGAGTGAAGCgcagtcatctatattttaaacgCTTTCCACTCTAGATcaagtgtgtacatgtgtacatGCAGTCTTTCCTGGGTGATAAGCAGCATTACAtagtagaggtcgaccaattgtTTGGCCGGCCAAttcttgcctttttttatttttcataattaaTCGGCATCGGCTGCTTGTGCTGCAAATAAGGCCGATTGTTAGGTAGGCGCATCTGAGACAGCAAATAAGGCCGATTGTTAGGTAGGCGCATCTGAGACACCAAATCGTCCGTGTAAGTTTTGCGCTTGCTTGAGAGAAAATTactcataccagcaggtggcagtagtctgtattcgcCATCCTAATAGTGAAACCGGAAGAGCTAGAACTGTATATATCTAAAGCAAGCAAGTTGCAAAGACTAGAGCCAGAATGACGAGCATTTATTCAGTAAGGTGGcagaaaacattattaaatgtttgaaCAGGATTTGCGGTGTaaaaagaactttttttttaactctttaaaAGCGGCATAAGACATTTCCGAGAAGACAAGAATTTATACTGATCTAGATGTAGAATGTAGTACTAATCATTttctgtcattaaaaaaaaaatacttgtcaAACCATATAGGGTGTAGAATGTGTTTACAGCTTAAAATGACATGATTTAGTTTAGTTATAGGATCTAGTTTGTCaatctaccgtatttttcggactagaAGCTTTTTCGGACTTAAAACTCCAGTTTCAACAGAAATCTCATAAGTACAGAcgggtttccaaaactcgtgctttatttttcttagcaacagcattacgggttagtcaaagaaacttagaaatgagcatcagaaaataataaggacataatcctcagtctccacacacgcagtaataccggatgaatgcagtggcaggcttttcccaaaataccgctatgctcctaatagaagcgcaacatattgcatttagtgtctttcattaaagcctgtgtaaagttcattagtttcagtgtagacacctgcggcttattgacaggtgcggcttatttatgttaaaaataatttttttcgtcaaattcagtgggtgtggcttatatatgggtgcgctttatagtccggaaattacggtatacgCACCTTTTCACTAAGATGAAAGAATTGGGACACTTGACATTTTGATTGGTTGCGATTACTGCTGCAAGCAAACTGACTGTGGGTTTATATAACAGGTACTAGGGTTCGTCATTTCACCAGCAAGTCAGTAAACTCCAGTTTTGACTGTGATATCGGACATGGATCAGATCTTTCAGATTTGATTCATCGAGTAATTGGATGTCTGATTGCATTATTAGCCGTGTCCATTCTGATCATTGCTCTGCCATTGCAGGTAAACATGTTTACAAACCAAGGAACAGTGATCCATTTCAACAATCCCAAAGTGCAGGCTTCACTGGCAGCCAACACCTTCACCATCACAGGCCATGCCGAGACCAAGCAGCTCACGGAGATGCTGCCTTCCATCCTCAATCAGCTCGGTGCCGACAGCTTGACCAGTCTGAGGAAGCTCGCCGAGGCCCTGCCCAAACAAGGTGCCGCTTTTACTCGTTCTTACGTTGCAGTTTAAGACGAGGATAACATTTCATTATCCACGTCCATCTTAACAGCTTGCAGACTGTGAAATAATGTTCTGAATGAATTCCTAAAACCAGTGGTTCGAAGAGATGGAGTTGAAGGAGTACAGGAGCTTCAGTTTCAGGATAGTGTAAGGATATAATGCAGGATCAAGTCCTCTCAGGATCCCAAACATGCTGTGATCCAGATGATTGTTTATTAGTCGTTAATTTGAATGAATACCTCCGCCTCAAACGTCTACCTGAAATGCTAGATCACTTTTATGAATCATGGAAGACTCTGGCAAGCTTTAATGTACTGGGAGAAAATGTCTCATTATTGCACACTCACAATGTAGGTCTATGTACAGTTTTTAAATacaatcaccacattatctgggtaaagctgctttgagacaatgttcattgttaacagcgctatacaaatgaattgaattaaatcaaGGAAAGTTTTCAAAATATGAAGCAATGAATAAAGTCTTTGTCTCGTCGAATTCTCTTGTAGAAATAAGAAGTAATGCTGATGAAGCAGTTTCTTACTTTAGCATTTGTACctttttaatattgtaaagCTTGGAAAGCATTTCTCCCTCCCACATGGTCTTATTTTAGATACTGATTTTTGCGCTGGTGCGTGAACATGCTGTCTGTAGGGAGGTTTGTAAACAGGTGTGTAAAGGGGGTTGGACTTTGGCATTTGCCACAAGACAGCTGCCTTTAAAGGAGTTTAAAATATCAGTGTTTaagtgtatatttaatattgtacaCGTCTGGTCAATGCCATTGGTTTCAGATGTGCTGTAATCCTTAACCATATATCTTGTTTTATTGCAGCTGGTGATGGAAAAGCACCCGTGGCAACaggagaggaagatgatgatgaagttccaggcaagtcttttttttgttttgtattgctAAGATGAGTTTTGTAAAATGTCTTGATACAGGATTCTGCTTTCTTCCTTACTCACTTAATCATTGTCATTATTTGTGGATCACATGCATGAAGACGTGTTTTGTAAGCTGAGTGATCAGATCTGATCAGCCATTCTCTTTTGCTGTTtaagctcctcctcctcctgtaaGACCTACATAAACCAAACTTTCTTTCGCCTTTTCTGACTGATCAGTCGTTGGCTTCTATTGATCTACTTGCACTGTTATAATTCCTGAAGCTTCCCAGCTACAATTTCCAAACTCTGCAGAGCCGTTTGGACTGTTAACTGATCGAACAGCATTTATACTTAAACTAATACCTTATCTGGCTTGCAAGTTTCCCAAAATGAGTAATGATACAGCCTCACAGCTGTGCTGAAGCCCTTATTCTCTCCCTTTTACTTAGTTCTCCTGTAACACACTTTTCCATTCATCTACATCAAACCCACACACTGCCACCTTCCATCTCTATCAATTTTACCACTAGTACACACATTCTGTCTCCATATTTCAAGTCTGTTTGATCCActcttttatatattctattcaTCTATTTTTCTACCAGTAACTTTGACACCccccctcctcctcttttttccctctgtgtCTTTCAGTGTCAAACTTCAAGCTTGTGaaactgttttcatttttctgaTTGACACCTAAGTTTGGCCTGATCAAGTTGACCTTTACCGTCAACATGAGCATTTCAAAACTGAATTCTGTGATTTGTATTCACTCATTCGAAGAGCAAATTATTCTGCTTATTAACTGCATAGTTAGACTGCAGTAGTAGCGTGTGATTCAGATAATCACTTGCAGTCTAGGACATGTTCAGGCAGCAAGGCGCACAAGTTGAGAAATGTTCATTAAAGTGTTGTACGTGCTATGAATTCTAGGTGATTCGAAAATAAGTTCCACTATTCGGGTAGTTTCGTATTGAAATATTGGATCTGGAATCTGTTGATTAGTGAATAAGCGCTCCAGCTGTTTAAGTGTGGTGAATTGGCAGAagtctggggggaaaaaattatatgGAAAAATCAGTTGgacaaaaataagaaattaaatgtatttaaaaaaacgcCACAAGTTTATTTACTTTGTAACCTTACCCTGGCTGTCTTGAGGCACACACTCTCTTTTTGTCAGTCAGTCTTCATAAAGATGTCTAACCCTGCCTAGCTGAGTGTTTCTGTACCCAGTGAAGATTTGGGTTGTGATTTACGGTTTTTGGACACTTCCATGCAGCCTGTCAGTGCGGTTTGTAACAAGATACTGGGGGTTCAAATGTTTGatgcctctttcttttttcacaaaCTCTTTGCGCACCCCCGCACTTCCCTCCCCCCCCACTTTTGATGGCAATCAGACTTGattaaaaatgttgaaatgtaaataatgtaaatcgACCTCTGGGTGAGATATATGGGGAGGGAAAATCAGACCCAAAGTCAAAGGATTTTcccaagcgcacacacacacactgcatgacGAGTGGCCTTGTGGAAGGTACTTATGCACGGTTTAATCGTTCGCTTTTTATACCAATTTCATTGTAATATTTTTGGGCCACAATAGAATAGGGCAAACTATAGAATGTAACCagacccttttttttattttttattgactatctccaaaacttttgtccttCATCCAGGCAAACGTTCTTAATTTGTACATTTACGTTGTTTGCAGATCTTGTGGAGAATTTCGACGAGGCTTCAAAGGATGAGGCGAACTAAGTCGAGGAGAGACAGACGTTCAGATTCTCCAAACTCAGCTGGGCCATGTGGGACTCCCTCTTCCCCCCACtcgaaacaatttttttttttttttaatatactgcAAACtccaatttttttctctctcatgcaCTGCTGTGTTCCCCCTGTGCCTAGGCtgagtgtgtgagaagtgtCATGGTGAGTGTGTGCGAATCCCAGAGCACCCTGCCCATCTCTTCGTTACTGAGACTCTCCTTTGCAATCTAGCTGAAACCCACATCTGGAAATAAACATTTGCTATTGATGAGCTTAATAAATACTTTGCTGTCCtgtcatctttttttccccttaacattagttttctgaaaaaataaaacattttcctgtGTAGCTTCTGAGTAAATATTTATGGTCCATTGTAACTAAATGAGCAGCTTTAGTTTGCTTTGTGAGTTTTTCCttccagtgtaaaaaaaaaaaaaaatttggttaAATTACagttaaatacaaattacatacaaatttgagggtttttttgtatacacactacataagATGATCCGAACCAAATCTTATCCAAATCCAGAACGTAGCCAAGTAATAAAGCATCAACACGGTCTCTTTATAAATGTGGGTAAAAATAGCACAGGGTAAAGCCAGGTTGAATTGAATTACGCTTGAGTACtacatttaaaactatttttagaaaaagttCACACAATCTCATTCACACTgtaaattattgatttatttaggTTCAATGCAAAGCAAAGATGACTGTTGCCCAACACCAACAAATAGATCTAGattgtgggcacctgaccatTGCATCCATAATCACCACGCTTCTGGAGAGGCTTTAGGCTAGATTAAATAGAATGTGATTTGGATCAGGATGTGTGCTCATGCACCTACAAAAGCATTAGAAAGGTCCGGTAGTGATGGTGGGTGATCAGTCTTAGCTTCGATCCTGTTgtccatcccaaaggtgttcaggctCTGTAGAAAACTCCTTGGCAAATTTTACTTTAATACTCTGTATGCTCCACAGTGCTAGTGGTCGCCCAGTGGTTTTGGGGTCTGGTTTACTGATTGAAGGTTTGGGGGTTCAAACACTAGAATTGCCAAGCTGCCCCTGATGAGCccctgagcaagcccttaaacctctgtacccggaccccagcttcctaacccCACTGGGATAGGCGAAGAAAGcgtttcactgtgctgtaatgtacatgtgacaagtaaaagacTCTTGTCTCTCTAACTTAATTGTGGAATATTCAGTGTGGGATTTCCATAAAGATCAAGTGCATTCTATTGTTTTGCCTGTTGAACTTTATTTACGAACAGTTATTTCATAGAAAAACCTTGAACAGGTGCACACACTACAATTTTACACATCACTAAATAAATATCCACAGTACACAAGTTCACACcacaatggtttaaaaaaaaaaaaaaaaaggataaatggAAGATTCAAATTAGCTTCTGTCATTTCAAACTAATGTAAACATGCACAACTTTTGTCGGTTTTCTCTAAAAGACTTCCACAGTAATAATATAGTCTTCAATACGTGTCCTTTTTGCACCTCTGGGTTTTTCTTCACTAGTTGGTGTCACTCTTTGATTCCCTGCAGCAGCCTGAGGAGATGTGCTTCCATCACCTGCTGAACTGTAAAGCACATGTACAGAGCGACCACATTCAGATGCAACGTGACTGCTGTAAAttgtaaaagtgctccctttaaactttaacttgagtaaaagtacagtaTTTGCTTTCGAATGGACTTGTGTCCACATTAGAATGAATTATTTTGGCTGTAATGTACGATTATCATGTGTCAAGACTTTGCTTAAATCAACTCAGTTAATATAAAAagacactgatctattaatagaatgatattaatgagtcaagcACTAATTGGTATCTATTACAATTACCATGAACCCAAAACCacctttttaactacttaaaaaaaatcatgcaaataagatCACATTTGTTGTGGCAAGTTAcagtttcttccattatttattcctct includes:
- the btf3 gene encoding transcription factor BTF3, producing the protein MKETIMNQEKLAKLQAQVRIGGKGTARRKKKVVHRTATADDKKLQFSLKKLGVNNISGIEEVNMFTNQGTVIHFNNPKVQASLAANTFTITGHAETKQLTEMLPSILNQLGADSLTSLRKLAEALPKQAGDGKAPVATGEEDDDEVPDLVENFDEASKDEAN